A genomic segment from Saprospiraceae bacterium encodes:
- a CDS encoding DUF1553 domain-containing protein yields the protein MLRILAFMLLVVFLTSCGPSLPEEVEIAMKGLPPKLDFNIHVKPVLSDRCFSCHGPDKAKQKAGLRLDLAENAYAELVDNPGKVAIKPGKLAVSQLYHRIISDNPDEIMPPPESDLSLSPREKAILIRWIQEGAVYKPHWAFIKPARPDLPTVKNKAQVLNPIDHFIVKELEQKGWSPAPQADKETLLRRVSLDLTGLPPSIEAMDDFLADDSPNAYEKAIDKLLASPQYGERMATDWMDVARFADTHGYTVDRFRDMSPWRDWVIKAFNDNMPYDQFTIWQLAGDLLPNATDEQILATGFNRNHQQNMEGGIVQEEFRVEYVADRTNTLGTAYLGMTMECARCHDHKYDPITQKNYYEIFSFFNNVQEAGQISWDNAMPVPTLLLKDEKVDSILRFVEQKMETKQQEVLDLDNNLAPDFNQWLSKERQQTKSKLFPTGIQAHYSFEASHIYNQLSPQQKGEMKQEGVSTELSPVFAEGKNGKGLLLDGDAWLDLGEVGAFERATPFSIGIWVNIPAHLKNGVLFHKGDGDALYNLRGYHLALKENRLELLMAHTAPYNAIIEYAADIPRDQWIQLSMTYDGSSKADGLKVYLNGKEMATTVESDHLYKSILFRAGKKGEKGLQIGARWRGIGIKGAIVDDITVFDRELTALEVLQLADATAFGELLAKPLENLSETEKASLKPYFLSVGVSEHSQKKQDLQALRQRYNQTIDTVKEVMVIQEMEKPRQAYVLVRGQYDAYGEPVRPGIPESLLPMPEDLPKNRLGLAKWLLHPDHPTTARVTVNRLWQQFFGRGLVKTAEDFGNQGELPSHPELLDWLAVEFRESGWDVKKMVKLIVMSGTYRQSSKTTELVANEDPPNVFLARGPSMRLTAEMLRDNALAASGLLVKKIGGPSVKPYQPEGLWRINGTAYEEDQGEKLYRRSLYTFWKRTVPYPTQSTFDAPTRASCSVRRQKTSTPLQALILLNDPVYLEAAKVIGQHISKTENVALAISSAFRQLTGRHPSEEERLLLEELRMNEWKKFSENPEKLKGWLSSGAFVPDEKIDPASLAANTVVASTIMNADATLVKR from the coding sequence ATGCTTCGGATTTTAGCTTTTATGCTGCTTGTCGTCTTTCTCACTTCCTGTGGACCATCCTTACCCGAAGAAGTAGAAATAGCGATGAAGGGGCTTCCACCCAAATTGGATTTCAATATTCACGTCAAACCGGTGCTGAGTGACCGATGTTTTTCCTGTCATGGCCCCGACAAGGCCAAACAAAAGGCAGGCTTGCGACTTGACCTAGCGGAGAATGCTTATGCCGAATTAGTGGATAACCCAGGAAAAGTGGCCATCAAACCAGGAAAACTTGCTGTAAGTCAGTTGTATCATCGTATTATTTCCGACAATCCGGACGAAATAATGCCTCCGCCGGAATCGGATCTTAGCCTGAGTCCCAGAGAAAAAGCTATCCTGATCCGATGGATACAGGAAGGTGCAGTCTATAAACCGCATTGGGCTTTCATCAAACCAGCAAGACCTGATCTGCCAACGGTAAAAAACAAAGCGCAGGTTCTCAATCCAATTGATCATTTTATTGTAAAGGAATTAGAACAGAAAGGATGGTCCCCCGCTCCCCAAGCTGACAAAGAAACGCTTTTGCGCCGCGTAAGCCTGGACCTCACGGGGCTACCACCTTCGATTGAGGCCATGGATGATTTCCTGGCAGATGATTCTCCCAACGCTTATGAAAAAGCCATAGACAAATTATTAGCCTCGCCGCAATACGGAGAACGAATGGCGACAGACTGGATGGATGTTGCGCGATTTGCCGATACCCACGGCTACACGGTTGATCGCTTTCGGGATATGTCCCCCTGGCGAGATTGGGTCATTAAGGCTTTTAATGACAATATGCCTTATGATCAATTTACCATTTGGCAATTGGCTGGTGACCTATTGCCCAATGCCACAGACGAACAGATCCTGGCTACGGGTTTTAATCGCAACCATCAGCAAAACATGGAGGGCGGCATTGTGCAGGAGGAATTCCGGGTGGAGTATGTAGCCGACCGCACCAATACCCTCGGTACCGCTTACCTCGGCATGACCATGGAGTGCGCCCGCTGCCACGACCACAAATATGACCCTATTACCCAAAAAAACTACTACGAAATCTTTAGCTTCTTTAATAATGTTCAGGAGGCAGGGCAAATCAGTTGGGACAACGCAATGCCTGTGCCGACACTACTGCTGAAAGATGAAAAAGTAGATAGTATTCTTCGTTTTGTTGAACAAAAAATGGAAACGAAACAGCAAGAGGTCCTGGATTTGGACAACAACCTAGCCCCCGATTTCAACCAATGGCTCAGCAAAGAACGCCAACAGACTAAAAGCAAGCTTTTCCCTACTGGTATTCAGGCCCACTACTCATTTGAAGCCTCCCATATTTATAATCAGCTTTCGCCGCAGCAAAAAGGGGAAATGAAACAGGAAGGGGTAAGCACCGAACTAAGCCCCGTTTTCGCGGAAGGAAAAAATGGGAAAGGTTTATTGCTAGATGGCGATGCCTGGCTAGACTTGGGTGAAGTGGGTGCTTTTGAACGTGCTACTCCTTTTTCTATTGGCATTTGGGTAAATATCCCAGCTCATCTCAAAAATGGTGTATTGTTTCACAAGGGAGATGGAGATGCCTTGTATAACTTGAGAGGCTACCATTTGGCCCTAAAAGAAAATCGGCTGGAATTATTGATGGCACATACGGCTCCCTACAACGCGATCATTGAGTATGCCGCCGACATTCCCCGCGATCAGTGGATTCAGCTAAGCATGACTTATGATGGCTCCAGCAAAGCAGATGGTCTAAAAGTTTACCTGAACGGCAAGGAAATGGCTACTACCGTTGAAAGTGATCATTTGTACAAAAGTATTCTCTTCCGAGCAGGAAAAAAAGGAGAAAAAGGTTTGCAGATCGGGGCTCGATGGCGTGGTATTGGCATCAAAGGAGCCATTGTGGACGATATCACCGTCTTCGATCGGGAATTAACGGCCTTGGAGGTCTTGCAATTGGCGGATGCCACCGCCTTCGGGGAACTGCTGGCCAAGCCGCTAGAAAATTTGAGCGAAACGGAAAAAGCAAGCTTAAAACCCTATTTTCTCTCCGTTGGGGTTTCTGAACACAGCCAGAAAAAACAGGATTTACAAGCTTTGCGGCAGCGATACAACCAAACCATCGATACGGTTAAGGAAGTCATGGTGATCCAAGAAATGGAAAAACCCAGGCAAGCTTATGTGCTAGTACGCGGGCAATATGATGCCTATGGGGAGCCAGTCAGGCCAGGCATCCCCGAAAGCCTGCTGCCCATGCCCGAAGATTTGCCCAAAAACCGCCTGGGCTTAGCCAAATGGCTCCTACATCCAGACCACCCTACCACAGCCAGGGTAACCGTCAACCGCCTTTGGCAACAATTCTTTGGACGTGGCCTGGTAAAGACAGCAGAGGATTTCGGGAACCAAGGCGAGCTACCCTCCCATCCTGAATTATTGGACTGGCTGGCGGTAGAGTTTAGGGAATCGGGATGGGATGTCAAAAAAATGGTGAAATTGATCGTGATGTCGGGCACCTATCGGCAATCCTCCAAAACGACGGAACTAGTCGCCAATGAAGACCCTCCCAATGTGTTTTTGGCCAGAGGGCCTTCGATGCGCTTGACAGCCGAGATGCTCAGGGACAACGCACTTGCAGCCAGTGGCTTATTAGTCAAAAAAATTGGCGGTCCCAGTGTTAAGCCCTATCAGCCTGAAGGATTGTGGCGAATTAATGGCACGGCCTACGAAGAGGATCAAGGAGAAAAATTATATCGCCGCAGCCTTTATACCTTTTGGAAGCGCACTGTCCCCTACCCTACGCAATCTACCTTTGATGCGCCTACCAGAGCGAGTTGCTCTGTCCGCAGGCAAAAGACAAGCACGCCCTTACAAGCACTTATTTTGTTGAATGATCCTGTTTATTTGGAAGCGGCAAAAGTGATCGGCCAGCATATTTCAAAAACAGAAAATGTTGCTTTAGCGATCAGTTCGGCTTTTCGTCAATTGACGGGCCGACATCCAAGCGAAGAGGAACGGCTGCTGTTAGAAGAATTGCGCATGAATGAATGGAAAAAATTTTCTGAAAATCCTGAAAAATTAAAAGGCTGGCTCAGCAGCGGCGCCTTTGTGCCCGACGAAAAGATTGACCCGGCTTCCTTAGCTGCCAATACGGTCGTCGCCAGTACCATTATGAATGCAGATGCAACCCTTGTAAAACGATAA
- a CDS encoding DUF1501 domain-containing protein, which produces MNKDFFNIEQKINRRHFLTKTSLGLGAMALGSLAGGNLGFGQAVASQTEATTDGDILGMLPHFSPKAKRVVYLFMSGGPSQMDLYDYKPALEKVHGQELPDSVRKGQRLTGMSAGQSALPMAASVFNFKQYGESRAWVSELMPYTAEVVDELCFIKSMYTEAINHDPAITFFQSGNQIAGRPSIGAWVSYGLGSLNENLPTFIVLVSKNAGGQPLYARLWGNGFLPSHHQGVQFRSGKDPVLFLNNPEGYDGLDRRQMLDYLKKLNDFQRDAYNDPEVDNRMAQYEMAYRMQTSVPEVTDLSNEPDWVYDMYGPDSRNPGTYAANCLLARRLLEKDVRFIQLYHQGWDQHGYLNGGLRSQSQKTDQATAALIKDLKERGLLEDTLVVWGGEFGRTVYAQGKLTGESYGRDHHPRCFTMWMAGAGVKPGFTYGETDDFGYNIVKDPVHVHDFQATLMHLFGIDHERLTFKYQGRRFRLTDVHGEVVKSILV; this is translated from the coding sequence ATGAACAAAGATTTTTTTAATATTGAACAAAAAATTAATCGCCGCCATTTTTTAACCAAAACCTCCTTGGGACTTGGCGCCATGGCCCTGGGTTCCCTGGCTGGTGGAAATTTAGGCTTTGGTCAAGCTGTAGCTTCGCAAACAGAGGCGACAACGGATGGCGATATACTTGGTATGCTGCCCCATTTTTCACCCAAAGCAAAACGCGTCGTTTACCTTTTTATGAGTGGAGGGCCATCACAGATGGATCTGTATGATTACAAACCTGCACTGGAAAAAGTGCATGGCCAGGAGCTCCCCGATTCCGTCCGAAAAGGGCAAAGGTTGACCGGCATGAGTGCAGGACAATCCGCCTTACCTATGGCTGCTTCTGTTTTTAATTTCAAGCAATATGGGGAATCAAGAGCATGGGTGAGCGAGCTGATGCCTTATACCGCTGAAGTCGTAGATGAACTTTGTTTCATCAAATCCATGTATACAGAGGCCATCAATCACGACCCAGCCATTACTTTTTTCCAATCGGGCAACCAAATTGCTGGGCGGCCCTCGATCGGCGCCTGGGTGAGCTATGGCCTCGGCTCGCTCAATGAGAATTTGCCAACTTTTATCGTATTGGTTTCTAAGAATGCCGGCGGTCAACCGCTTTACGCCAGACTATGGGGAAATGGCTTCCTCCCTAGTCATCACCAGGGCGTTCAATTTCGCTCAGGAAAAGACCCCGTACTTTTTCTCAATAACCCCGAAGGTTATGATGGCTTAGACCGTCGCCAGATGCTCGATTACCTTAAAAAGTTGAATGACTTTCAACGTGATGCCTACAATGACCCAGAAGTAGATAACCGCATGGCTCAGTACGAAATGGCCTACCGGATGCAAACTTCTGTACCTGAGGTGACAGATCTTTCTAATGAACCCGATTGGGTATACGATATGTACGGGCCAGATAGTCGAAACCCCGGGACCTATGCGGCAAATTGCCTGCTGGCTCGCCGGTTGCTAGAAAAAGACGTTCGCTTTATTCAGCTCTATCACCAAGGTTGGGACCAGCATGGTTACCTCAATGGCGGCCTCCGAAGTCAATCGCAAAAAACAGACCAAGCCACAGCCGCACTTATTAAGGATTTGAAGGAGCGCGGCCTTTTGGAAGATACCTTAGTCGTGTGGGGTGGAGAGTTTGGCCGGACCGTTTATGCCCAGGGGAAGTTGACGGGCGAAAGCTATGGCCGCGACCACCACCCTCGCTGCTTTACCATGTGGATGGCTGGGGCTGGCGTAAAACCAGGCTTCACCTACGGTGAGACGGATGATTTTGGTTACAACATTGTGAAGGACCCGGTTCATGTGCATGATTTTCAGGCTACGCTAATGCACTTGTTCGGTATTGACCACGAACGTCTCACCTTCAAGTACCAGGGGCGCCGTTTTCGCCTGACCGATGTTCACGGGGAAGTGGTTAAATCGATACTTGTCTGA
- a CDS encoding aldo/keto reductase — protein sequence MAKKDNLSTIKNINRREFVKYAAALAAVSSLPISVKAASADRWGTVLPTRRLGKTGIDVTCFAIGGGPFDADYSKSEEIIETAIQRGCRFFETARNYGRGASEEGFGKFLTPTYRKEITLMSKTEARDADNVNRELDLSLKALKVDQLDIYLMHAIASPEDFENRRKNGVLDAMRKAKEEGKLKHIGFSGHADPFAHRYVIEQHIDDIEVVLMPINIADPTQSSFILNTLPKAIERNMGVIGMKIFAGGGFFGGNVVWGRQRGVARQRIIPELLSTKEAQHFSLSMPISATTIGCHDKNHVNDNIDNVLSYSGMSQSERDLLIEKITAIALAEPIEHYKAID from the coding sequence ATGGCAAAAAAAGATAATTTAAGTACAATAAAGAACATTAATCGTCGCGAATTCGTGAAATATGCAGCTGCGCTGGCTGCCGTTTCAAGTCTTCCAATTAGCGTTAAGGCAGCAAGCGCGGATCGTTGGGGCACGGTTTTGCCGACCCGCAGGTTGGGAAAAACAGGTATAGATGTGACTTGCTTTGCCATCGGTGGCGGCCCCTTTGATGCGGATTATAGCAAATCAGAGGAAATCATTGAAACAGCCATCCAAAGAGGGTGTCGTTTTTTTGAAACGGCCCGAAACTATGGCCGAGGGGCAAGTGAAGAGGGTTTTGGTAAATTTTTGACGCCGACCTATCGGAAGGAGATTACCCTCATGTCGAAAACCGAAGCCAGGGATGCCGATAATGTCAATCGGGAGTTGGACTTAAGCCTAAAAGCATTAAAGGTGGATCAACTCGATATTTACTTGATGCATGCCATTGCCAGTCCAGAAGACTTCGAGAATAGGCGAAAAAATGGCGTACTTGATGCCATGCGTAAAGCCAAGGAGGAGGGCAAATTGAAACACATCGGATTCAGTGGTCATGCTGATCCGTTTGCACATCGTTATGTCATTGAACAACATATTGATGACATTGAAGTGGTCCTGATGCCCATCAATATAGCTGACCCCACGCAAAGCAGCTTTATTCTAAATACCCTGCCAAAGGCTATCGAACGAAACATGGGAGTGATTGGGATGAAGATTTTTGCCGGTGGCGGATTTTTTGGTGGAAATGTGGTCTGGGGTCGACAACGAGGAGTGGCCCGCCAACGGATCATTCCGGAGTTGCTCAGCACCAAAGAAGCACAACATTTTTCGCTTTCCATGCCCATTAGTGCCACCACGATTGGCTGCCATGACAAAAACCATGTCAATGATAACATTGATAATGTACTTAGTTATAGCGGCATGAGCCAATCGGAACGCGATCTTTTGATCGAAAAAATCACCGCCATCGCCCTTGCCGAGCCCATCGAACACTACAAGGCAATAGACTAA
- the larE gene encoding ATP-dependent sacrificial sulfur transferase LarE, translating into MTKLNVLKKWFEQHPATITAFSGGVDSSLVLYVSHLVLGEKGIGLISNSESLKSKDFREAMQFCEQYGIPLEVIKTTELQDPQYTANPINRCFFCKNHLYEAMIEMVQVKYPGYTLLNGTNLDDLGDYRPGLQAAKIHQVRSPLAELGINKAAVIEMAEHLGLSNAFKPPSPCLSSRIPYGTAVNTENLQQIEKAEYLLNQYGFQQVRVRYRGETAAIEVPSDDIAALQAQLIPITFGIKALGFSEVVVDEEGFVSGKLNRVIHE; encoded by the coding sequence ATGACCAAACTGAATGTACTGAAGAAGTGGTTCGAACAACACCCCGCAACGATTACTGCTTTTTCGGGAGGTGTTGATTCCTCCCTCGTTTTATATGTGTCTCATCTTGTCCTGGGAGAAAAAGGAATTGGGCTGATTTCCAATTCGGAAAGCTTAAAGTCGAAGGACTTTCGGGAGGCCATGCAATTTTGTGAACAATACGGGATTCCGCTAGAAGTTATCAAAACAACAGAGCTTCAAGATCCACAATATACTGCCAATCCGATCAATCGCTGTTTTTTCTGTAAAAACCATTTGTATGAAGCCATGATCGAAATGGTACAGGTGAAATACCCTGGTTACACCCTCCTCAATGGTACTAACCTGGATGATTTGGGCGATTATCGACCAGGCCTCCAGGCGGCCAAGATTCATCAGGTCAGGTCTCCATTGGCGGAGCTCGGCATTAACAAAGCAGCAGTGATCGAGATGGCTGAGCACCTGGGTCTTTCCAATGCTTTTAAGCCACCCAGTCCCTGCCTCAGCTCCAGGATTCCTTATGGCACTGCGGTCAATACCGAAAATCTACAGCAAATAGAAAAAGCTGAATACCTTTTGAATCAATATGGATTCCAACAAGTGAGGGTGCGCTATCGAGGAGAGACTGCCGCTATTGAAGTGCCCTCAGATGATATTGCAGCCTTGCAAGCACAGCTGATCCCCATTACTTTTGGGATAAAAGCCCTGGGTTTTTCTGAAGTGGTCGTTGACGAAGAAGGTTTTGTATCCGGAAAACTTAATCGGGTTATACATGAATGA
- the larB gene encoding nickel pincer cofactor biosynthesis protein LarB has translation MNEPFNIDHDRKQRLGFEEVIFGEPKSIALLIQLLSTYTAKRQNVLVTRLQPEKAAALRNKFETAFYDEDSGIFMLMPIDHSPEKASVGIITAGSSDIGVAKEAFYTLSYMGVSSTIVHDVGVAGLHRLLDKLEELRSFRVLVVIAGFEGALPTVVGGLLPQPIIAVPTSIGYGTAKNGETALHAMLTSCANGITVVNIDNGYGAAMSAFRILNLIKQ, from the coding sequence ATGAATGAACCTTTTAATATAGATCATGACCGGAAACAAAGACTGGGCTTTGAGGAGGTTATTTTTGGTGAGCCCAAAAGCATAGCGTTATTGATCCAATTATTGAGCACCTATACAGCCAAGCGGCAAAATGTTTTGGTGACCAGGCTCCAGCCTGAAAAGGCAGCTGCTTTGCGCAACAAATTTGAAACGGCCTTTTACGATGAAGATTCGGGCATTTTTATGTTAATGCCGATTGATCATAGCCCCGAAAAGGCAAGCGTGGGCATCATTACTGCGGGTAGCTCCGATATCGGGGTTGCCAAAGAGGCGTTTTATACCCTAAGTTACATGGGCGTCAGTTCTACCATCGTTCATGATGTTGGGGTGGCGGGGCTGCATCGGTTGTTAGACAAACTGGAGGAGCTGCGCAGCTTCCGGGTACTGGTGGTCATTGCGGGCTTTGAAGGCGCCTTGCCGACGGTCGTAGGAGGACTCCTCCCCCAGCCTATCATTGCGGTTCCGACCTCCATTGGCTACGGAACCGCTAAAAATGGCGAAACAGCCTTGCATGCGATGCTCACCAGTTGTGCCAATGGTATCACGGTGGTAAATATTGACAATGGCTACGGAGCCGCTATGAGTGCATTTCGAATCCTAAATCTTATCAAACAATGA
- the larC gene encoding nickel pincer cofactor biosynthesis protein LarC — protein MNAIYIEAFSGLSGNMFLSAFCELLDAYDELLSLPSKLHLPDGKIEISQVNKNGITCKYIEVIDLNVAEGQDHQHGHSHGNHDHHHDHSHSHHTHSHEHEHHHHHGEHEHTHEHHHEHHHHRHLSDIQAIIDRAHITPGAKKIAHEIFLLIGQAESKIHNIPLEKIHFHEISGVDSIIDIVGNAVLIDKLQLGQVYCTPVCTGYGMVKTQHGMLPVPAPATAELLLNIPSYPGEEKGEKVTPTGAAILKYLNPSFTIGTFTTKKIAYGPGKKDFHYPNVVRISLIKESAKETEASHLKLETSIDDMSPEYLGTDFQEGLMDAGATDFSMSQQVMKKGRLGFLITVLLPKEKLKAVSNYLFESTSTIGLRYYPVARLTLPRRLLKKQTEFGEIGIKESTTPNNEIKSKPEFEDIRKAALDTNQAAFQVFRKLI, from the coding sequence ATGAATGCGATTTACATTGAAGCCTTTTCTGGTCTTTCTGGCAATATGTTTTTAAGTGCCTTTTGTGAGTTGCTCGACGCTTATGACGAGTTGTTATCCTTGCCTTCGAAATTACATCTGCCGGATGGAAAAATCGAAATAAGTCAGGTCAATAAAAATGGCATCACTTGCAAATATATTGAGGTGATAGATTTAAACGTAGCAGAAGGCCAGGATCACCAACATGGGCATAGTCATGGAAACCATGATCATCACCACGATCATAGCCACTCCCACCATACCCATTCCCATGAACACGAGCACCATCATCACCATGGCGAACACGAGCATACGCACGAGCATCATCACGAACACCACCATCATCGGCATCTTAGCGATATTCAGGCCATTATCGACCGGGCGCATATCACCCCAGGAGCGAAAAAGATTGCCCACGAAATATTTCTGTTGATCGGACAGGCTGAATCGAAAATACATAACATTCCCTTGGAAAAAATCCACTTTCATGAGATCAGTGGGGTGGACTCCATTATTGATATTGTAGGGAATGCCGTATTGATAGACAAGCTGCAATTGGGGCAGGTTTATTGTACCCCGGTCTGTACCGGATATGGCATGGTCAAAACCCAACATGGCATGCTACCCGTCCCTGCTCCGGCAACGGCTGAATTATTGCTTAATATCCCAAGCTATCCTGGCGAGGAAAAAGGAGAAAAAGTTACGCCCACAGGTGCTGCCATTCTGAAATACCTGAATCCAAGTTTTACCATTGGTACTTTTACGACCAAGAAAATAGCCTACGGGCCAGGGAAAAAGGATTTTCATTATCCCAATGTCGTTCGAATTTCCTTGATAAAAGAAAGTGCAAAAGAAACCGAAGCATCCCACCTCAAGCTGGAGACCTCCATCGATGACATGTCGCCGGAATACCTGGGCACCGACTTCCAGGAGGGCCTAATGGATGCCGGGGCGACAGATTTTAGCATGAGTCAGCAAGTGATGAAAAAAGGACGTTTGGGTTTTTTGATTACGGTTTTATTACCCAAAGAAAAATTGAAAGCGGTCTCCAACTACCTCTTCGAAAGCACCAGTACGATTGGCCTGCGCTACTATCCAGTTGCTCGACTAACATTGCCCCGCAGGCTGCTGAAAAAGCAGACGGAATTTGGAGAAATCGGCATCAAAGAAAGTACTACGCCCAATAATGAGATCAAAAGCAAACCTGAGTTTGAGGATATTCGGAAGGCGGCTTTGGATACCAATCAGGCTGCCTTTCAGGTTTTCAGGAAGTTAATATAG
- a CDS encoding carbohydrate-binding family 9-like protein — MHQVPDYTAHKIATAIVIDGDVEKEIWQQATWSKRFVDMATGDAGMYNTQAAILWNDTHLYFAFKAEEPFVEAKLLERDSIVFLENDLEIFIDGGDCYYELEVNAANTVYEVFFIWKDAYTKGSKFDVPLFDVHQAQAYTFGGDYDRRGATFWKGTHPRGIRWAFTNYDLPGLQTAVQVDGTLNDNSDIDQGWSLEIGIPWNSLDWLSNGRSLPPANGDIWQMFLGRFQKLVLSGQEVQPHPAMALNSHGIYDTHLPEKWSRIAFVS; from the coding sequence ATGCATCAAGTACCAGATTATACCGCTCATAAAATTGCAACGGCTATTGTTATAGATGGTGATGTCGAAAAGGAAATTTGGCAGCAGGCAACCTGGAGTAAAAGGTTTGTCGATATGGCGACAGGAGATGCCGGAATGTATAACACCCAAGCGGCGATCCTTTGGAACGACACTCATTTATACTTTGCCTTTAAGGCGGAGGAACCATTTGTGGAAGCCAAACTGCTAGAGCGGGACAGTATCGTTTTCTTAGAAAACGATTTAGAAATTTTTATTGATGGTGGTGATTGTTACTATGAACTAGAGGTGAATGCGGCCAATACGGTCTACGAAGTATTTTTTATTTGGAAAGATGCCTATACCAAAGGCAGCAAATTTGATGTTCCGCTGTTTGATGTGCACCAAGCTCAAGCCTATACCTTTGGCGGGGATTATGACCGGCGCGGCGCGACCTTCTGGAAAGGAACACATCCCCGGGGAATCCGCTGGGCATTTACCAATTATGACCTGCCTGGTTTGCAAACGGCTGTGCAGGTGGATGGTACCCTAAATGATAATAGCGATATCGACCAAGGCTGGTCTTTGGAAATTGGGATACCCTGGAACAGTTTGGACTGGCTGTCCAATGGTCGTTCTCTACCCCCTGCCAATGGTGATATTTGGCAGATGTTTTTAGGTAGGTTCCAAAAGTTGGTGCTTAGTGGACAAGAAGTACAACCTCATCCCGCCATGGCTTTGAATAGCCACGGTATTTATGATACCCATTTACCCGAAAAATGGAGTAGGATTGCTTTTGTAAGCTAA